A portion of the Acidisarcina polymorpha genome contains these proteins:
- a CDS encoding LysR family transcriptional regulator produces MSQIEIHHLRGAVAIADELSFSRAASRLKITQPALTKQIQVLESILGTILFLRSNQRVEITDPGKIFVENARTSLLSLDRAVFLTRAAAKGAESVLNFGSSPYVDPFLIATMLSLRLPLFSTFHVHAYSNLSPQLTMQVMTGELDIALVAAGVPNRQLNSLEVSNQPLYTLFGRDEPAAKKQAVSLADFDDRVWVLFGRHVHPVLYEEILSQSFLLGIRPRDIQHVTSAEEAARFVTQDRGIAFLTRTGAWRVAHHGLTMRPMTDQELRVRTTLITRGDNNSRLLSDFVRSAMKKLKSNGIARQRELPLTG; encoded by the coding sequence ATGAGTCAAATCGAAATCCATCATCTCAGAGGCGCTGTAGCCATAGCCGACGAACTCAGCTTTTCGCGTGCAGCATCTCGTTTGAAAATTACACAACCGGCTCTAACGAAGCAGATTCAAGTCCTGGAATCAATCCTCGGCACGATCTTGTTCTTGAGGAGCAATCAGAGGGTCGAGATCACAGACCCCGGTAAGATTTTTGTGGAGAACGCTCGGACAAGCCTCCTCAGTTTGGATCGTGCGGTCTTCCTTACTCGGGCCGCGGCTAAGGGTGCCGAAAGCGTGCTTAATTTCGGCAGTTCGCCGTACGTTGATCCTTTCCTGATCGCGACCATGCTTTCTCTGCGTCTTCCGTTGTTTTCCACCTTTCACGTTCACGCATATAGCAATCTGTCGCCTCAACTGACAATGCAAGTCATGACAGGCGAATTGGATATCGCCCTTGTTGCGGCCGGCGTTCCCAATCGTCAGCTTAATTCGCTTGAGGTGTCCAATCAACCTCTCTACACTTTGTTCGGTAGGGACGAACCTGCCGCCAAGAAGCAAGCTGTCAGCTTGGCTGACTTCGACGATCGGGTATGGGTTCTCTTCGGCAGACATGTACACCCGGTGCTCTATGAGGAGATTCTTTCGCAAAGCTTTCTATTGGGAATAAGGCCCCGTGACATCCAACACGTCACCTCTGCGGAAGAGGCTGCGCGTTTTGTCACACAGGACCGCGGTATCGCATTCCTTACTCGGACCGGTGCTTGGCGTGTGGCGCATCACGGTCTAACCATGCGACCCATGACCGACCAAGAGCTCCGCGTCCGCACGACGCTCATAACGCGGGGTGATAACAACAGCCGCCTGCTGAGTGATTTCGTGAGGTCGGCGATGAAAAAATTAAAGTCCAATGGGATTGCTCGCCAGAGAGAACTCCCGCTTACTGGCTAG
- a CDS encoding response regulator: protein MGDVKKIRILSVDDHAIVRRGIAAIIATEPSLQLIGEASSAEDAILRYRELQPEVVLMDLRLGGRIDGVEAIERICKEWPRALILVLTTYAGDENIHRALDAGARGYLIKDSVDDQELVNAISAVRSGRLFIPAKLAIQLVEQGKRVELTPREREVLLEMAQGLRNKEIAARLNISEATTRTHVDNIVGKLGASSRTEAVVSAAQRGFLNL from the coding sequence ATGGGTGACGTCAAGAAGATTCGGATTCTTTCAGTAGACGATCACGCAATCGTCCGGCGAGGCATTGCCGCGATCATCGCTACCGAGCCAAGCCTCCAGCTAATCGGAGAGGCATCCAGCGCTGAAGACGCGATTCTCCGATATCGCGAGCTTCAGCCCGAAGTCGTGCTGATGGACCTTCGTCTCGGAGGTCGAATTGATGGTGTCGAAGCTATCGAACGCATCTGCAAGGAGTGGCCGAGGGCTCTGATCCTCGTGTTGACCACCTATGCGGGGGATGAAAACATCCATCGTGCACTCGATGCTGGTGCCCGCGGCTACCTGATAAAGGATTCGGTTGACGATCAAGAACTCGTCAACGCTATCAGCGCCGTAAGAAGCGGCAGACTATTCATCCCGGCCAAGCTTGCAATTCAACTTGTAGAACAGGGTAAACGCGTGGAACTAACGCCCCGTGAGCGTGAGGTTCTGCTTGAGATGGCGCAGGGGCTTCGCAATAAAGAGATCGCCGCACGGCTGAACATCTCAGAAGCAACCACGAGAACCCACGTCGACAACATCGTTGGAAAGTTGGGAGCGAGCAGTCGCACAGAAGCCGTCGTCTCGGCTGCGCAGCGCGGATTTCTCAATTTGTAA
- a CDS encoding GAF domain-containing sensor histidine kinase: protein MPASILQGAVNSSDSNLLLNPAEAERRAVEAEERIPELEKAHNELAKAYELLRRSVARLANAADVDAALIEAVRAAAEIVNGLSQQATLALELHRLSIESEKQASLHEQEKPAQQRAEELAKANEALRNCMDELTREQSPEGLLRSFLGQAVKVSGASAGAILRRNRGTEFEFVMVNKDGVTATAEDVIAPESNEEIRRASAEDRQGYFSEIAAGKPRWRRVGEILTDVLPMITRFQQEAGNQMLYDFPYKVGGEVKGYLGLAYIKSTAPSSIVQETISALSTQVGLALEFQRISAQVEQAAIAREQEKAAQQRVAELVKANAALKDSVHAVAQSADFDQSLSEVVLRIADSAGAKEGHLYIYDASANTLRSEFWFQDGVVHWEPHQAAFDAYSTSTLRSCLADLRMIYANCERADDEVRAISRRGVINSNLTHWRKATVAIPVIAGEQALGVIDLGLTGHTSFTEEQQEVLAALSNHAALIMKLRQMERHAREQAVSHEKSRATTAERNRIAREMHDTLLQGFAGVTMQLRAVVKQLRSSDDVLASQALASHIDMALNESVGAMHEARRAVGDMRGEQTKGASLNEMIASVLSAECERHPQVKMHFSCLNDLSDMTEERTENLFRIVREAFRNAVQHASASRISIEIHRLGNQIRAVVSDDGLGFDVENAVRTAGHWGLAGMRERAAALGGSFDIQSKPGQGSQVSVEVPVHG from the coding sequence ATGCCCGCATCGATACTCCAGGGCGCGGTCAACAGCTCCGATAGCAATCTTCTCCTCAATCCTGCTGAGGCAGAGCGGCGAGCAGTCGAAGCCGAAGAGCGAATTCCTGAGTTGGAAAAGGCACATAATGAGTTGGCCAAAGCCTATGAGCTGTTACGGCGCAGCGTTGCCCGTCTCGCGAATGCCGCTGATGTCGATGCCGCGCTGATCGAAGCTGTTAGAGCCGCAGCAGAGATCGTAAATGGCCTTTCACAGCAGGCTACCTTGGCCTTGGAACTACACCGACTCTCCATCGAGTCGGAGAAACAAGCGAGTCTTCACGAGCAAGAGAAGCCTGCGCAGCAGCGAGCGGAGGAGCTTGCGAAAGCTAATGAGGCGCTCCGCAACTGCATGGACGAACTCACGAGAGAGCAGAGTCCGGAGGGATTGCTTCGAAGCTTTCTTGGCCAAGCCGTTAAGGTTTCAGGAGCGTCGGCCGGAGCAATCTTGAGGCGGAATCGCGGAACTGAATTTGAATTTGTGATGGTCAACAAAGATGGCGTGACTGCTACAGCTGAAGATGTGATTGCGCCGGAGTCGAATGAGGAGATCAGGCGTGCAAGTGCAGAAGACAGGCAGGGATACTTCTCGGAAATAGCCGCCGGAAAACCGCGCTGGCGAAGGGTTGGCGAAATTCTGACCGATGTTCTTCCGATGATAACCCGTTTCCAGCAAGAAGCCGGCAATCAGATGCTGTATGACTTTCCTTACAAGGTTGGCGGGGAAGTGAAGGGTTATCTCGGTCTCGCCTATATTAAGTCGACCGCGCCAAGTTCAATCGTTCAAGAAACCATTAGCGCGCTTTCCACGCAGGTGGGTCTTGCGTTGGAATTTCAACGCATTTCGGCGCAAGTAGAGCAGGCGGCGATTGCGCGCGAGCAAGAGAAGGCGGCGCAGCAGCGGGTAGCGGAGCTGGTCAAGGCCAACGCCGCCTTGAAAGACAGCGTACACGCCGTTGCTCAATCCGCTGACTTCGATCAGAGCTTGTCGGAGGTCGTTCTTCGTATTGCGGACTCCGCAGGAGCAAAGGAAGGGCACCTATACATTTACGACGCTAGTGCCAACACGCTTCGCAGCGAGTTCTGGTTTCAGGATGGGGTAGTGCATTGGGAACCCCACCAAGCCGCATTCGATGCATACAGTACGTCGACTCTTCGCTCTTGTCTCGCGGATCTTAGGATGATTTATGCCAATTGTGAGAGAGCTGATGACGAGGTGCGCGCGATCTCGCGGCGGGGCGTAATCAACTCGAATCTCACTCACTGGCGCAAAGCAACAGTTGCGATTCCTGTCATAGCGGGTGAACAAGCACTGGGTGTTATCGATTTGGGCTTGACGGGCCACACATCGTTCACAGAGGAGCAGCAAGAGGTCCTCGCTGCTCTAAGCAATCATGCGGCTCTAATCATGAAGCTCCGGCAGATGGAACGACATGCTCGCGAGCAAGCTGTCTCCCACGAGAAGAGTCGAGCGACGACTGCAGAACGTAATCGGATCGCGCGCGAAATGCATGACACCCTGCTGCAAGGCTTCGCTGGAGTCACTATGCAACTTCGCGCGGTAGTCAAGCAACTCCGTTCCTCTGATGACGTGTTGGCCTCACAAGCGCTGGCGTCACACATCGATATGGCATTGAACGAGAGCGTGGGTGCCATGCATGAAGCTCGTCGCGCCGTGGGCGACATGCGCGGTGAACAAACAAAAGGAGCAAGCCTGAATGAGATGATCGCCAGCGTCTTATCGGCCGAGTGCGAACGACATCCTCAGGTCAAGATGCATTTCAGCTGCCTCAACGATTTGTCTGACATGACTGAAGAAAGAACAGAAAATCTTTTCCGTATCGTCCGCGAGGCCTTCCGTAACGCGGTGCAACACGCAAGTGCTAGTCGTATCTCTATTGAGATCCACAGGCTAGGCAATCAGATCCGGGCGGTTGTCAGCGACGACGGTCTTGGTTTTGACGTCGAAAATGCCGTGCGGACCGCTGGACATTGGGGTTTGGCGGGTATGCGGGAGCGCGCCGCCGCCCTGGGTGGCAGCTTCGATATCCAGAGTAAGCCTGGGCAAGGAAGTCAAGTTTCGGTAGAGGTTCCTGTACATGGGTGA
- a CDS encoding aldehyde dehydrogenase family protein yields MMVSPITTQSAQTHALPNEAPVVAKSRAGVAKIGKGKLFINGQFVDAEGGKTRPNVDPSTESVTTTVADASAEDVKKAIHAAREAFDSGPWGSMNPFDRGLILQRVATLMLERAEDFATRETVDVGKPITPTKSFDVPQGAASFAYYGSLAGQLDGATRPGNGASMVYTRREPLGVVGAISPFNFPLNLSINKIAPALAAGNTIVHKPAAETPLSALLLAEVLQDAGLPKGVYNLVTGSGSVAGAEVIANPGVDKIAFTGSTQVGKQTQEIASKTLKHVTLELGGKNALLIFADAVNGPSADLDALVETVFQAGYFNCGQFCMGCSRVIVERSVHDQLVEALSQRIKGAKVGDPFDASTEVGPLAHKAQYDKVLEYVGIAQSEGAKIAVGGNPLRVKETGGKGFFHELTLFTGVRPTMRVAQEEIFGPALSVLTFDTEAEALRIANGLPYGLSAGVATHDLNRAHRVAAGLQAGIVWVNTWGQFTATTSFGGYKQSGYGREIGPEGIEEYLQSKTVYVQMNGLGIRAAYHNRIQKPSGAAMPKTLQDTILPDTFFSNRLSLPGNDTLNADDKFAILDVSFRFEWCFDSQHMDELAAILTDDVILDHFWGYREGKPAVMELLRANVPATRGIRHQSTNAVIVPDGDGSVSVISYLFAVLVANGNGLPAIAGHALVTDVIRKDGDRWKIARRTFEQMRTPEGYLPAETEELWQATAADRGPVLEKSTL; encoded by the coding sequence ATGATGGTCTCGCCTATAACAACCCAGAGCGCTCAGACGCACGCCTTGCCTAACGAAGCCCCGGTGGTGGCCAAGTCGCGCGCCGGAGTCGCGAAAATCGGAAAGGGTAAGCTTTTTATCAACGGCCAGTTCGTCGACGCCGAGGGCGGCAAAACTCGGCCCAATGTGGATCCCTCAACAGAATCGGTAACCACTACGGTAGCCGACGCGTCTGCGGAAGACGTCAAGAAGGCTATCCATGCTGCCAGAGAAGCGTTCGATAGTGGCCCGTGGGGCAGCATGAATCCGTTCGACCGCGGGCTCATATTGCAGCGCGTCGCGACGCTGATGCTCGAACGGGCTGAAGACTTCGCCACTCGTGAGACGGTGGATGTGGGCAAGCCGATCACCCCCACGAAATCCTTCGATGTCCCTCAAGGTGCCGCCTCGTTTGCCTACTACGGATCGCTTGCGGGGCAACTGGATGGCGCTACACGTCCGGGCAACGGCGCAAGCATGGTCTATACCAGACGAGAGCCGCTTGGGGTCGTTGGAGCCATCAGCCCGTTCAACTTTCCTCTGAACCTCTCTATCAACAAGATCGCACCGGCGCTTGCAGCGGGCAATACGATCGTTCACAAGCCCGCTGCGGAGACGCCGCTTTCTGCTCTCCTGCTTGCAGAGGTCTTGCAAGATGCCGGCCTACCGAAAGGCGTTTACAACCTCGTCACAGGCAGCGGATCCGTGGCCGGAGCGGAGGTGATCGCCAACCCCGGGGTGGACAAGATCGCCTTCACCGGTTCTACCCAGGTGGGAAAGCAGACTCAGGAGATCGCGTCTAAAACCCTTAAGCATGTAACGCTGGAACTAGGCGGGAAAAACGCTCTTCTGATTTTTGCCGACGCTGTCAATGGGCCCTCCGCCGACCTCGATGCGCTAGTCGAGACCGTATTCCAGGCCGGCTACTTCAATTGTGGCCAGTTTTGCATGGGATGCTCTCGCGTCATTGTCGAGCGGAGTGTCCATGACCAGTTGGTTGAGGCTCTCTCACAGAGGATAAAAGGCGCGAAAGTTGGCGACCCTTTCGACGCGTCCACAGAAGTCGGTCCGTTGGCGCACAAGGCTCAATACGACAAGGTCCTCGAATACGTGGGCATTGCGCAATCCGAAGGTGCAAAGATCGCAGTTGGAGGCAATCCGCTTCGGGTGAAAGAAACCGGTGGGAAGGGTTTCTTCCACGAGTTGACGTTGTTCACCGGAGTCAGGCCAACGATGCGCGTCGCCCAAGAAGAGATATTTGGGCCAGCTCTGAGTGTGCTTACTTTCGACACGGAAGCGGAGGCGCTCAGGATCGCGAACGGGCTTCCCTATGGCCTTTCGGCCGGTGTAGCAACGCATGATCTGAACCGCGCACACCGTGTCGCGGCTGGGCTGCAAGCGGGCATCGTCTGGGTCAACACCTGGGGCCAGTTCACCGCGACGACTTCCTTCGGAGGCTACAAGCAGTCAGGATACGGTCGCGAGATCGGTCCCGAAGGCATTGAAGAGTACCTCCAGAGCAAGACGGTCTACGTGCAGATGAACGGGTTAGGGATTAGAGCCGCCTACCATAACAGAATTCAAAAACCATCAGGAGCAGCTATGCCGAAGACCTTGCAGGATACGATCCTACCGGACACGTTCTTCTCAAATCGTTTGAGCCTACCCGGCAACGACACTCTTAACGCGGATGACAAATTTGCCATTCTTGACGTGAGCTTTCGTTTTGAATGGTGCTTTGACTCGCAGCATATGGATGAACTGGCCGCCATACTCACCGACGACGTGATCCTCGATCACTTCTGGGGCTATCGAGAAGGAAAGCCGGCAGTGATGGAGTTGCTGAGGGCCAACGTCCCCGCTACGCGAGGAATCCGTCATCAGAGCACCAATGCCGTAATCGTTCCGGATGGCGACGGTTCGGTCAGCGTCATTAGCTACCTGTTCGCTGTCCTTGTCGCAAATGGCAACGGGCTTCCGGCGATTGCAGGTCATGCGCTGGTGACAGACGTGATTCGGAAAGATGGCGATCGTTGGAAGATCGCACGCCGCACATTCGAACAGATGCGTACTCCCGAGGGCTACTTGCCTGCGGAGACGGAGGAGCTTTGGCAGGCGACGGCGGCGGATCGAGGCCCGGTGCTTGAGAAAAGCACCCTCTAG
- a CDS encoding alcohol dehydrogenase catalytic domain-containing protein codes for MSANGSSRTKMKGQWLSAARAPLEWKDLDVPTIGPDEVLIKVHACGVCGSDIHLLEGDFGPFARTPLVPGHEVAGVVNAVGSAVVHLKVNDRVGLGWTQHSCGVCPQCTAGNTSICSRQQVTGIQVNGGYAEYVKATARDVIKIPDNITLEEAAPLMCAGITTYSPLRLLNVRPGQRVVTLGLGGLGHVAVQFAKALGAESIGVARGQDKVELAMNKLGADLAIDSSKTNWVEEVNRLGGANVVLNTANNAQLMGEAVHALAPDGTLVLLAVDPNPLTLPSSGEFIQSRRRLMGSSTGSISDAVEMFELASRRGIRPMIETYPMANAAAVVERVKAGKPRFRAVLST; via the coding sequence ATGTCAGCAAATGGATCTAGTCGTACCAAAATGAAGGGTCAGTGGCTCTCTGCGGCAAGAGCCCCGCTCGAATGGAAGGACCTGGATGTACCGACGATCGGACCGGATGAGGTGCTCATCAAGGTCCATGCCTGTGGAGTTTGCGGTTCCGATATCCATCTGCTCGAAGGAGATTTTGGACCGTTCGCACGGACTCCACTGGTTCCTGGACACGAAGTGGCCGGCGTCGTCAATGCGGTAGGTAGCGCCGTGGTCCACCTAAAGGTCAATGATCGCGTAGGTCTGGGTTGGACCCAGCACTCGTGTGGAGTGTGCCCACAATGCACCGCGGGCAACACCTCCATCTGCAGTCGCCAACAGGTGACCGGCATTCAGGTCAACGGAGGCTATGCCGAGTACGTGAAAGCGACAGCACGAGATGTAATCAAGATTCCCGACAACATCACCCTGGAAGAAGCCGCTCCGCTAATGTGCGCCGGTATAACCACCTATTCCCCGCTTCGACTGCTGAACGTTCGGCCTGGGCAGCGAGTCGTGACGCTGGGACTCGGCGGTTTGGGCCATGTCGCCGTGCAGTTTGCTAAAGCGCTCGGCGCGGAGTCAATCGGAGTTGCACGCGGACAGGACAAGGTCGAACTTGCCATGAACAAGCTGGGCGCGGACCTGGCGATCGACTCATCGAAGACAAACTGGGTCGAAGAGGTGAATCGTTTGGGAGGCGCAAACGTCGTCCTTAATACCGCCAATAACGCGCAACTGATGGGGGAAGCCGTTCACGCGCTCGCGCCGGATGGAACGCTGGTTCTGCTTGCCGTTGATCCAAACCCGTTGACATTGCCATCCTCGGGCGAGTTCATTCAGAGTCGCCGGCGGCTCATGGGGTCAAGCACCGGCTCTATCAGCGATGCGGTCGAGATGTTCGAGCTTGCGTCGCGGCGCGGTATCCGACCAATGATCGAGACCTATCCAATGGCCAATGCCGCCGCGGTTGTAGAGCGCGTAAAAGCTGGTAAGCCAAGATTCCGCGCCGTACTCAGCACATAG
- a CDS encoding SDR family NAD(P)-dependent oxidoreductase, whose protein sequence is MTTKQRQSVALVTGATDGLGRGLARAFAQAGWNVLVHGRNAHRGRQVVDELTSLGAAASFYQADFASFDQVRSLADEICASYRRLDVLVNNAGLGIEDARQESRDGLEMLLQVDYLSPYLLTRRLLPLLSQSGPTRIVNVSSAGQSPLNFKDLMLEHSWSGQQSYCQAKLAQIMMTFDLAEEYSADQVTINALHPASMMPTKIVVGRFSPMSTLESGVENVFRLATDDRFLGVSGKYFNELREARANAQAYDAHTRAELKRVSEQLLGDCLD, encoded by the coding sequence ATGACAACAAAGCAGCGACAGAGTGTAGCTCTCGTCACGGGGGCTACGGACGGTCTTGGGCGGGGGCTCGCAAGAGCTTTCGCCCAGGCAGGTTGGAATGTTCTTGTACACGGGCGGAACGCGCATCGTGGACGGCAAGTTGTTGACGAGCTCACGTCGCTCGGCGCGGCGGCTAGCTTTTACCAAGCCGATTTTGCTTCCTTCGATCAGGTGCGCTCGTTGGCAGACGAGATTTGCGCGAGCTACAGAAGACTCGACGTGCTGGTCAACAATGCGGGACTTGGGATTGAGGACGCTCGGCAAGAGAGCCGCGACGGGCTAGAGATGCTATTGCAGGTTGACTACCTGTCTCCGTACCTCCTGACCCGGAGACTGTTGCCGTTGCTTTCTCAATCCGGCCCTACTCGAATCGTCAACGTGTCATCGGCGGGGCAGTCGCCGTTGAACTTCAAAGACCTTATGCTGGAACACTCGTGGAGCGGTCAGCAATCTTATTGCCAGGCAAAGCTGGCGCAGATCATGATGACGTTCGACCTTGCGGAGGAGTACAGCGCAGATCAGGTCACAATCAACGCACTGCATCCCGCCTCGATGATGCCTACCAAAATCGTTGTGGGGCGATTCTCACCTATGAGTACCTTAGAGTCGGGCGTCGAGAATGTCTTCCGGCTCGCAACCGACGATCGTTTCCTTGGTGTGAGTGGGAAATATTTCAATGAGTTGCGAGAGGCACGGGCGAACGCTCAGGCTTACGACGCACATACCAGAGCTGAACTGAAAAGAGTCAGTGAGCAGCTACTCGGCGACTGCCTCGACTAA
- a CDS encoding SDR family oxidoreductase: MGVRRVVVVGGTSGIGLATAQQLAAEGADVLALGRNEKQIDEVKEAHPEVRFALADAASQEAMASCYAAFGPFSGLVLCVSGAKGAGFFKDLEADDVLSGFQQKFIPQFRAAQAALPFLKQDGSITFVSAISARAANPGTAGLAAINGAIEAMIKPLARELKPLRANAVSPGVVETPWWSKVPDAVREQLLQQSAAASLVGKNAQAEELAHAIVFLIGNGFVTGTVLEVDGGLRLS, translated from the coding sequence ATGGGCGTGAGAAGAGTTGTCGTCGTCGGCGGCACTTCGGGGATCGGACTTGCAACGGCACAGCAGCTCGCCGCAGAGGGAGCGGACGTGCTCGCGTTGGGGCGAAACGAGAAACAAATCGACGAAGTGAAGGAAGCGCATCCCGAGGTCAGATTCGCATTGGCCGATGCGGCGTCCCAGGAAGCCATGGCGAGTTGCTATGCAGCGTTTGGTCCCTTCAGCGGCCTTGTGCTGTGCGTGAGCGGTGCCAAGGGTGCTGGCTTTTTCAAGGATCTGGAAGCGGACGATGTACTGAGCGGCTTTCAGCAGAAGTTCATCCCGCAGTTCCGCGCCGCTCAGGCCGCTTTGCCGTTCTTAAAGCAGGATGGGTCCATCACATTCGTTTCCGCGATCTCTGCTCGTGCGGCTAACCCCGGAACGGCCGGTCTCGCCGCTATCAATGGCGCTATTGAAGCAATGATCAAGCCGCTTGCTCGCGAATTAAAGCCTCTTCGCGCAAATGCCGTTTCGCCCGGAGTCGTCGAGACACCATGGTGGAGCAAAGTGCCAGACGCGGTGCGGGAGCAATTGCTGCAACAAAGCGCCGCGGCCTCACTGGTCGGGAAGAATGCGCAGGCGGAAGAACTTGCCCATGCCATTGTGTTCCTGATCGGAAACGGGTTTGTCACCGGAACAGTTCTGGAAGTCGACGGCGGTCTGCGACTTTCCTAA
- a CDS encoding NADPH-dependent F420 reductase, with product MRIGLIGSGNMGRALGVRLAQSGHENFFGARSSVQAEDAAKLAANNSKHGSVDQAAGFGDVLIWTPREVDATRVLDDGSILRGKVIVDVDNRNYATDVRTGAWFEVSLAERLQNSLPDAQVVKAFNTIAMETFDRSAESLRSQGAQTFIAGRQAEAKRIVAEIASTLGFEAIDLGSSPAALRAIEALGDIIRLLMIEEGQGGDAHIKVIKLVGPTLGTIGTREHSKYE from the coding sequence ATGAGGATTGGACTCATTGGAAGCGGAAACATGGGTCGGGCGCTCGGCGTTAGGCTGGCTCAGAGCGGGCATGAGAACTTCTTTGGTGCGCGAAGCTCAGTTCAAGCAGAAGACGCGGCAAAGCTTGCCGCCAATAACAGCAAACACGGATCGGTCGATCAAGCTGCTGGTTTTGGAGACGTGCTGATTTGGACCCCTCGAGAGGTGGACGCGACCAGAGTGCTTGACGACGGCTCAATTCTGCGCGGCAAGGTCATTGTCGACGTAGATAACCGGAATTATGCGACGGACGTGCGGACCGGTGCGTGGTTCGAAGTGAGTCTCGCTGAACGGCTTCAGAATAGTCTTCCAGATGCACAGGTGGTCAAAGCGTTCAACACGATCGCCATGGAAACGTTTGATCGCTCGGCGGAGAGCCTCCGCTCGCAAGGTGCTCAAACCTTCATTGCGGGACGACAAGCTGAAGCAAAACGGATTGTTGCCGAGATCGCGAGCACATTGGGGTTTGAGGCAATCGATCTCGGGAGCAGCCCGGCAGCCTTGCGGGCCATAGAGGCTTTGGGAGATATCATCCGGCTGCTCATGATCGAAGAGGGACAGGGCGGCGACGCGCACATAAAGGTGATCAAACTAGTGGGACCAACTCTCGGAACCATCGGAACTCGGGAGCACTCTAAGTACGAGTGA
- a CDS encoding TMEM175 family protein translates to MNKNRVEAFSDGVFAIAATLVIVEIRLPMSGDVWTSLWAQRAQLLAFGLSFLIVTMYWIAHHVFFDFIARTDRTLLWLNNLGLTLISFLPFPTMVLGTHPLDPAAICLYGSTLILVNLFNLLLWRHVAAHDHLHKPELTPELAGRVSRIHMAPVALYALAILLAFRTPQLSLLCVGAVPVFFILASPKLDKHKL, encoded by the coding sequence ATGAACAAGAATAGGGTTGAAGCCTTCAGTGATGGCGTCTTCGCAATCGCGGCCACTTTAGTTATCGTTGAGATTCGCCTCCCCATGTCCGGAGACGTCTGGACGTCGTTGTGGGCGCAACGGGCACAGCTGTTGGCCTTTGGACTCAGTTTTCTGATCGTCACCATGTACTGGATTGCGCATCACGTCTTCTTTGACTTCATCGCTCGAACCGATCGCACGCTTCTCTGGTTGAACAATCTCGGACTTACGCTCATCTCATTCTTGCCCTTCCCGACGATGGTTTTGGGAACACATCCGCTCGACCCCGCTGCCATTTGTCTGTACGGTTCGACGCTCATTCTCGTCAATCTCTTCAACCTGCTTCTGTGGCGTCACGTCGCCGCTCACGACCATCTCCACAAACCCGAGTTGACTCCAGAACTAGCTGGCCGGGTGTCACGAATCCACATGGCACCAGTCGCGCTCTACGCTTTGGCCATCCTACTTGCATTTCGAACACCGCAGCTCAGTCTATTATGCGTAGGTGCAGTACCGGTGTTCTTCATCCTCGCCTCTCCCAAGTTGGATAAACACAAGCTCTGA
- a CDS encoding TetR/AcrR family transcriptional regulator, which produces MPRRSASDKAKTHEKILTHASREFRARGSSVGIADVMKEIGLTQGGFYRHFGSKDELFVDAIALSFRELGDRLERVAESVPSEKAAEAIIDAYLSMDHVRHPETWCALASLAPDIGRMPVSVRKRIDNATMWYMERMSKYMKGADAQEKRHNFILLFSGMAGSVSLIRSLGDSGMKEQALTLARSHYVRVFG; this is translated from the coding sequence ATGCCGAGACGTTCTGCTTCTGACAAAGCTAAGACACACGAGAAAATTTTGACTCACGCCTCGCGTGAGTTCCGTGCGCGCGGGAGTTCCGTGGGCATCGCCGACGTGATGAAGGAGATCGGGCTGACTCAGGGTGGCTTTTATCGACACTTTGGAAGCAAGGATGAACTGTTTGTCGACGCAATCGCTTTGAGCTTTCGAGAACTTGGAGACAGGCTTGAGCGAGTAGCGGAATCCGTACCGTCTGAGAAGGCTGCCGAAGCGATCATCGACGCGTATCTAAGCATGGATCACGTGCGTCATCCGGAAACCTGGTGCGCGTTGGCGTCTCTGGCACCCGATATCGGCCGTATGCCTGTCTCCGTCAGAAAGCGCATCGATAACGCGACGATGTGGTACATGGAGCGCATGTCCAAGTACATGAAGGGTGCCGACGCTCAAGAAAAGCGTCACAACTTCATTCTGCTGTTCTCTGGGATGGCCGGGTCGGTTTCGCTCATTCGTTCCCTGGGTGATTCGGGAATGAAAGAACAAGCGCTGACGCTCGCAAGATCGCATTACGTGCGCGTTTTCGGATAG